In one window of Desulforhabdus amnigena DNA:
- the dprA gene encoding DNA-processing protein DprA, which produces MQTEDNLHFSEPERIAWLTLKLIADLGNRSILRLVRHFGSPTAVLRASAQDIDAVPGLRDKAKQALLRRNVIRAPRMEWDCLKNEGIRMLCLGDPDYPVNLANIPDPPVALFVRGRIEPRDLVSIAIVGSRAASPMGMAFTEKLSMDLAQYGVTIVSGLAVGIDSAAHRGALKGNGRTLAVLGCGLDIEYPQVNSGLRKDIAASGALMTEFPLQTPPAPGHFPQRNRIISGLALGVVVVEAAHRSGSLITARMALEQGREVFAVPGIARHYRSEGPHRLLKEGAKLVESAEDVLEEIRPLIRPSWISDSGQERPMAPKPQLSRDEDLLLKSLDESPRHIDDICRSLSWPVAQVTASLLSLELKGIIKQLPGMYFVHFRNGTC; this is translated from the coding sequence ATGCAGACCGAAGACAATTTACACTTCAGCGAACCGGAAAGAATCGCGTGGCTCACTCTCAAGCTGATCGCAGACCTGGGGAACAGGTCGATTTTGCGATTGGTAAGGCATTTTGGGTCCCCCACTGCTGTCTTGAGGGCTTCAGCTCAGGACATCGATGCGGTTCCGGGACTCAGGGACAAGGCCAAACAGGCGCTTTTGAGAAGAAATGTGATCCGGGCTCCCCGGATGGAATGGGATTGTCTCAAAAACGAAGGCATTCGAATGCTGTGCCTGGGAGATCCGGATTATCCGGTCAATCTTGCGAATATACCAGATCCTCCCGTTGCTCTTTTCGTGCGGGGGAGAATCGAACCCAGGGATCTTGTCTCCATCGCTATAGTGGGCTCAAGAGCGGCTTCTCCCATGGGAATGGCCTTCACTGAAAAGCTGAGTATGGATTTGGCGCAGTACGGGGTAACGATTGTCAGCGGACTCGCCGTCGGCATTGACAGCGCCGCCCATCGAGGAGCTCTGAAGGGCAATGGGCGCACCCTTGCGGTGCTGGGATGCGGATTGGATATAGAATACCCCCAGGTCAACTCGGGGTTGCGAAAGGATATTGCTGCATCCGGAGCTTTGATGACCGAATTTCCTCTTCAGACTCCACCTGCACCGGGACACTTTCCCCAGCGAAACAGAATCATAAGCGGCCTGGCCCTGGGTGTGGTCGTTGTAGAGGCTGCGCACCGCAGTGGTTCTCTCATAACGGCGCGGATGGCTCTCGAACAGGGGCGAGAGGTATTTGCCGTTCCTGGAATAGCGCGTCATTACAGGAGTGAGGGGCCTCATCGGTTGTTGAAGGAAGGGGCTAAACTGGTCGAGAGTGCCGAAGATGTTCTGGAGGAGATTCGTCCCCTCATTCGACCCAGTTGGATTTCCGACTCCGGGCAAGAGCGTCCCATGGCTCCAAAGCCGCAACTGTCCCGGGACGAAGACTTGCTTTTGAAGTCTCTCGATGAAAGTCCCCGTCATATCGACGACATTTGTCGATCCTTGTCTTGGCCTGTTGCCCAGGTGACGGCCAGTTTACTGTCTCTTGAACTCAAGGGTATAATCAAACAGTTGCCCGGAATGTATTTCGTTCATTTTCGTAACGGGACTTGTTGA
- a CDS encoding GreA/GreB family elongation factor, producing the protein MKVPITRCGYRRLQNELLHLRRVVRPTVLEDLQEARAFGVKTDNQQYLLAKERHTVLLRKIEELESKLGGCEVFAGRKFHAKRVSFGAITVIKNMDTGATHRYQLVGPYESDVREGKLSIESPVGRCLMGCSEGDEVTVFTPSGIRVYFILSIQI; encoded by the coding sequence ATGAAAGTCCCCATCACCCGCTGTGGCTACCGCCGCCTTCAAAATGAACTCTTACACCTCCGGCGTGTCGTACGCCCTACCGTGTTGGAAGATTTGCAAGAAGCCAGGGCCTTCGGAGTCAAGACGGACAACCAGCAGTACCTTTTGGCAAAAGAGCGGCACACTGTCCTGCTTCGCAAGATTGAAGAACTGGAAAGCAAACTGGGCGGATGTGAGGTATTTGCAGGAAGAAAGTTCCATGCGAAACGGGTAAGCTTCGGAGCGATTACAGTCATAAAGAATATGGATACGGGGGCAACCCACCGGTATCAATTGGTCGGCCCTTACGAATCGGATGTCAGGGAGGGAAAGCTCTCCATTGAATCCCCCGTGGGAAGATGTCTCATGGGATGTTCGGAAGGGGATGAAGTCACGGTTTTTACGCCTTCTGGAATACGAGTGTATTTTATTTTGTCCATTCAGATCTGA
- the topA gene encoding type I DNA topoisomerase, protein MSKSLLIVESPTKAKTLGRYLGKDFMVMASVGHIKDLPKSKLGINLEDEFKPEYQVIRGKKKVINELHDAASKADAIYLGPDPDREGEAIAWHIAEEIRAKDKPLYRVLFYELTQKAIAEALSHPKELNKSLYEAQQARRILDRLVGYLISPILWEKVKRGLSAGRVQSVALRLICDREKEIQKFDPEEYWTIDAQFMAKEGRESARNFVAQLFKCKKKKCKISNEDEANEFLEILRPLSYTVESVERKKRKKNPAPPFITSTLQQDAARKLRYSARQTMSIAQKLYEGLEVGEEGAVGLITYMRTDSTRLSGDAVQAAREHIQANWGKDYLPSKPAVYKSKSSAQDAHEAIRPTDVNRTPESMAPYLTREQLNLYTLIWKRFVACQMSPAVIAQTTIDISAADFIFRTTGSVIEFPGFMTLYVESQENGDAVEGNEGYLPELVEGQSVNLLGLESKQHFTQPPPRFSEASLIKELEELGIGRPSTYATILSTILDREYVRLEKQRLHPSELGWLIDGLLVENFPNIVDVEFTAKMEKSLDEIENAHYPYLKLLKEFYDQFSKSLEAAQTNMLNLKGVGWPTDLKCPQCGLPLHIRWSRNGPFITCSGYPECSFSSDYERDAKGNVRLIETPSTGETCEKCGRPMILKRGRYGTFLACSGYPECKTTRSPSSGIPCPREGCTGELVERVGKGGRRFYGCNKYPECKTVFWGKPVKKTCPVCGSPVLIEKVSKRSGVKLVCPNTSCKYEEKEQSEAVETQSD, encoded by the coding sequence ATGTCGAAATCATTGTTGATTGTTGAGTCTCCCACAAAAGCTAAAACGCTTGGGCGCTATCTAGGCAAAGATTTTATGGTTATGGCTTCGGTCGGCCACATCAAGGATCTCCCGAAGAGCAAGCTCGGTATAAATCTGGAGGATGAATTCAAGCCGGAGTATCAGGTAATACGTGGGAAAAAAAAGGTGATCAATGAGCTGCATGATGCCGCATCCAAAGCGGATGCCATCTACCTCGGGCCTGACCCCGACAGGGAAGGCGAGGCGATTGCCTGGCATATTGCCGAAGAGATTCGGGCGAAGGACAAGCCCCTATACAGGGTCCTTTTTTATGAGCTGACTCAGAAGGCAATTGCAGAAGCGCTCTCTCATCCCAAGGAACTGAACAAGTCTCTTTACGAAGCCCAACAGGCGAGACGTATCCTGGACAGGCTCGTTGGATATCTTATTTCACCCATCCTGTGGGAGAAGGTGAAGCGTGGGTTGAGCGCCGGGCGGGTGCAATCCGTAGCTTTGCGCCTGATTTGCGATCGCGAGAAAGAAATCCAGAAATTCGATCCCGAAGAGTACTGGACCATCGATGCACAGTTCATGGCGAAAGAGGGCAGGGAGTCTGCGCGTAATTTTGTCGCTCAACTCTTCAAGTGCAAAAAGAAGAAATGTAAAATTTCCAACGAAGATGAGGCGAATGAATTTTTGGAAATTTTGCGTCCGCTGTCCTACACTGTGGAAAGTGTCGAGCGAAAAAAGCGCAAGAAAAACCCTGCACCCCCTTTCATAACGAGTACCCTCCAACAGGATGCGGCCCGCAAACTCCGCTATTCCGCCAGACAAACAATGAGTATCGCGCAGAAGCTCTACGAGGGGCTTGAAGTGGGTGAGGAGGGGGCTGTCGGACTCATCACCTATATGCGTACGGATTCAACGCGTCTTTCCGGGGATGCCGTTCAGGCGGCAAGAGAGCATATCCAGGCCAACTGGGGCAAAGATTACCTTCCTTCAAAACCTGCTGTGTACAAAAGCAAATCCAGTGCACAGGATGCGCATGAAGCGATCCGCCCCACAGACGTGAACAGAACACCCGAATCGATGGCTCCCTATCTGACTCGCGAGCAGCTCAATCTCTATACTCTCATTTGGAAGCGTTTTGTTGCGTGCCAGATGTCGCCTGCTGTCATTGCGCAAACCACCATCGACATTTCTGCCGCCGATTTTATTTTCCGAACGACCGGATCCGTGATTGAATTTCCCGGTTTTATGACTCTCTATGTCGAAAGTCAGGAAAATGGTGACGCTGTTGAGGGAAACGAAGGATATCTGCCGGAGCTTGTCGAGGGACAGTCGGTCAATTTATTGGGCCTTGAATCCAAACAGCATTTCACCCAGCCACCTCCACGATTTTCTGAAGCCAGTCTTATCAAGGAACTCGAGGAACTGGGAATTGGGCGCCCCAGTACGTACGCGACCATTTTATCGACGATTTTGGACAGGGAATATGTGAGACTGGAAAAACAGCGTCTTCACCCCAGTGAATTGGGCTGGCTCATCGATGGACTGTTGGTCGAAAACTTTCCCAATATCGTGGACGTAGAATTCACTGCCAAGATGGAAAAGAGCCTCGATGAAATAGAAAATGCACATTACCCTTATCTGAAACTGCTGAAGGAGTTTTACGACCAGTTTTCCAAGAGCCTCGAGGCCGCGCAGACCAACATGCTCAATCTCAAGGGTGTGGGATGGCCCACCGATCTCAAATGCCCTCAGTGCGGCCTTCCATTGCATATCCGATGGAGCCGGAATGGGCCCTTCATTACCTGCAGTGGATATCCCGAATGTAGTTTCTCTTCCGATTATGAAAGGGATGCAAAGGGCAATGTCAGGTTGATAGAAACGCCGTCTACAGGGGAGACATGTGAAAAGTGCGGCCGTCCTATGATTTTGAAACGAGGTCGCTATGGCACTTTCCTTGCTTGCAGTGGATATCCTGAATGTAAAACAACTCGATCTCCAAGCAGTGGAATCCCGTGCCCCCGGGAAGGGTGTACAGGCGAACTCGTGGAGCGCGTTGGAAAAGGAGGACGTCGGTTTTATGGCTGCAACAAGTATCCTGAATGTAAGACGGTTTTCTGGGGAAAACCGGTGAAAAAGACCTGTCCTGTATGCGGCTCCCCTGTCCTCATTGAGAAGGTCAGTAAGCGCAGCGGAGTCAAACTCGTCTGTCCCAATACTTCCTGCAAGTATGAAGAAAAAGAGCAGTCGGAGGCTGTTGAGACTCAGAGTGATTGA
- a CDS encoding thioredoxin domain-containing protein, translated as MPSINVYKTEFNGHSFFEYFLRRLHKWRSRRLYKLMTLAAFSILFSFSSQMTQAATSSPRQSKNAVASVNGQIITSEQIEKPLASQLYRMQQEIYNLKRTQLEQTIAQILLQKEADKKGISLDQFVKEVILPQGVQVSDEEVEKYYTQNQESLKEWKGTQEELKQQIKTSLEEQKYYQKINEYIQTLISRNKVEIYLQDPPLPSVNITAGNSPSSGPSNAPLTIIELSDYQCPSCRQTYGVTKRIMETFKGRIRWVFKDFPLGQNPVSVKAAEASRCAADQSKFWEYHDLLFGTTQELTTDKLKDLAKQLNLDMDKFSACLDSGQYRNNVLQEAQEFAAQGVDRTPSFVINGKLLPGGPSFERFKDLIDRELSRHK; from the coding sequence ATGCCATCTATAAATGTTTACAAAACCGAATTCAACGGACATTCATTCTTCGAATATTTTCTTCGACGCCTTCACAAATGGCGCAGTCGCCGGCTTTACAAATTGATGACACTTGCCGCCTTTTCAATCCTGTTTTCATTCTCTTCACAAATGACTCAGGCAGCGACGTCCTCCCCCAGGCAAAGCAAAAATGCCGTCGCCAGCGTCAATGGACAAATCATTACTTCCGAACAAATCGAAAAGCCTCTTGCATCGCAGCTATACAGAATGCAACAAGAAATCTACAATTTGAAGCGCACTCAACTGGAACAGACCATCGCCCAGATTCTTCTTCAAAAGGAAGCGGACAAGAAAGGAATCTCCTTGGACCAGTTTGTCAAAGAGGTTATCCTTCCGCAAGGCGTCCAGGTGAGCGACGAGGAGGTTGAAAAATATTACACGCAGAATCAGGAATCGTTAAAAGAGTGGAAGGGAACACAGGAAGAACTGAAACAACAGATCAAGACATCACTGGAGGAACAGAAATATTACCAGAAGATCAATGAATATATACAAACCCTGATATCTCGAAATAAGGTGGAGATATATCTTCAGGACCCCCCACTCCCTTCTGTAAACATAACAGCGGGAAACTCCCCCTCTTCAGGCCCCTCCAACGCACCTCTCACTATCATTGAACTTTCCGATTATCAATGCCCCTCATGCCGTCAAACCTATGGCGTCACGAAGCGGATCATGGAGACCTTCAAAGGTCGGATCAGATGGGTCTTCAAAGATTTCCCACTTGGGCAGAACCCCGTTTCAGTGAAAGCTGCGGAGGCATCCCGCTGTGCTGCCGACCAATCAAAGTTTTGGGAATATCATGACTTGCTTTTTGGAACAACTCAGGAGCTTACAACGGATAAGCTGAAAGATCTGGCAAAACAGCTCAATCTCGATATGGATAAATTTTCGGCGTGTCTTGATAGCGGGCAATATCGAAACAATGTTCTGCAGGAGGCGCAAGAATTTGCTGCCCAAGGTGTTGATAGAACACCATCCTTTGTCATAAATGGAAAATTGTTACCGGGAGGCCCCTCTTTTGAGCGTTTCAAGGACCTGATCGATCGCGAATTGTCCCGGCATAAATGA
- the minE gene encoding cell division topological specificity factor MinE yields MLKAIRRFFGEKASGQVARKRMQVVLMHDRLDLTPDVMESLKNDILMVLSRYMEIDDQTIKVDLEQGKEYTALVSNVIIKRVYRRGDFA; encoded by the coding sequence ATGCTGAAGGCAATACGCCGGTTTTTCGGAGAAAAGGCCAGCGGTCAGGTGGCCAGGAAGCGGATGCAGGTCGTCTTGATGCACGACCGGCTGGACTTGACCCCGGACGTCATGGAGTCTCTAAAAAACGATATTCTGATGGTGCTTTCCCGGTATATGGAAATCGATGACCAAACCATAAAGGTAGATCTGGAACAAGGCAAGGAATACACGGCGCTGGTGTCCAACGTGATCATAAAACGCGTCTATCGCCGGGGGGATTTCGCCTGA
- a CDS encoding FG-GAP repeat domain-containing protein, producing MFFGNPFLFYRKLIYFSLASLFYIMLPSNAPAQEASMPNGTVFSSASTGLPKEGKWKCWPDLADVNGDGFLDLAATVRLEQGPRVWLGDGKGNWKDDSQGLTTKSISCGGGTEFADVNKDGKIDLVVADHCAGGFIYLGDGKGGWTVAASNLQTAMIEEAAKAKQKGSKAAKSKEQPSSPQYASIDPEEVDEFKGTEDVAVGDINEDGFPDLVFSHSSRGGFIVFLGDGTGKRWIEQKSTGLPNVYNISPGDPLNNGWASRVLLHDMNSDGHLDVVTAFHNGPRVFTGDGKGSFHSTSQGLPEPILSGLFWGITVGDVNEDGLQDIVVANRVDGPVLYLQKPDGTWQQGPTILPDMNGGAYGVTLADFDNDKHLDLLVNGVMTKGLGSIYGIFLCKGDGKGNFNELKNTNLPANGLSVTWGMVAGDVNKDGFLDFAIATGGTVPIPPPQFAAQYKDMNIEQEQPLTRVQVWFNQPPQGVQSQKSQ from the coding sequence ATGTTTTTTGGAAACCCGTTTCTTTTCTATCGAAAGCTTATCTATTTTTCTCTCGCATCTCTTTTTTATATCATGCTACCCTCCAATGCGCCGGCCCAGGAGGCATCGATGCCGAACGGCACGGTTTTTTCATCTGCAAGCACCGGCTTGCCGAAAGAAGGCAAATGGAAGTGCTGGCCCGACCTTGCGGATGTAAACGGCGATGGATTCCTGGATCTCGCCGCAACGGTTCGTCTCGAACAGGGGCCGCGTGTCTGGCTTGGCGACGGCAAAGGCAATTGGAAGGACGATTCTCAAGGATTGACGACGAAGAGCATTTCGTGCGGAGGCGGTACTGAATTTGCGGATGTCAATAAGGACGGCAAGATAGACCTCGTGGTCGCCGATCACTGCGCCGGTGGATTCATCTACCTCGGCGACGGCAAAGGGGGATGGACGGTTGCCGCATCAAACCTTCAGACCGCCATGATCGAGGAGGCCGCAAAGGCTAAACAAAAGGGATCCAAAGCCGCCAAATCGAAAGAGCAACCCTCCAGCCCTCAATATGCATCCATCGACCCGGAGGAAGTGGACGAATTCAAGGGTACGGAAGATGTCGCTGTGGGAGATATCAATGAAGACGGTTTTCCGGATTTAGTATTCAGCCACTCTTCCCGTGGAGGATTCATCGTCTTTTTGGGCGATGGTACCGGCAAGCGATGGATTGAACAGAAATCGACCGGACTTCCAAATGTCTACAACATCAGCCCTGGCGATCCCCTCAATAACGGCTGGGCCAGTCGAGTCCTTCTCCATGACATGAACTCCGACGGCCATCTCGACGTCGTCACCGCCTTCCACAACGGACCAAGGGTTTTCACAGGCGACGGGAAAGGCTCCTTTCACTCTACATCTCAAGGGCTTCCTGAACCGATCCTTTCAGGTCTTTTCTGGGGAATAACCGTGGGAGATGTGAATGAAGATGGTCTACAGGATATCGTCGTCGCGAACCGTGTCGATGGTCCCGTACTTTACCTGCAGAAACCGGATGGAACATGGCAACAAGGCCCTACGATACTGCCCGATATGAACGGCGGAGCTTATGGCGTCACTCTTGCGGACTTCGATAACGACAAGCATTTGGATCTCCTCGTCAATGGGGTCATGACAAAAGGGCTTGGCAGTATTTACGGCATTTTCCTCTGTAAAGGCGACGGTAAAGGCAACTTCAATGAGCTTAAAAATACAAATCTGCCAGCCAATGGGCTTTCCGTCACATGGGGTATGGTAGCCGGCGACGTGAACAAGGACGGTTTTCTCGACTTCGCCATTGCCACCGGCGGTACCGTTCCCATACCTCCCCCACAATTCGCTGCACAGTACAAGGATATGAATATTGAACAGGAACAGCCATTAACCAGGGTTCAAGTTTGGTTCAATCAACCACCGCAAGGGGTACAGAGTCAAAAATCTCAATGA
- a CDS encoding NAD(P)-dependent oxidoreductase: MCIQISSKRRQGGATEKSSRKEYESMKQRIGFMGLGIMGVPMAANVIKAGYPLTVYNRTAGKDAELKKLGAAVSPTPKALAEASDVIIAMVTGPEALDNLLWGPEGAAQSLSEKKTFINMSSVSPMFTRELAGKLAETGVVFIDAPVSGSKKPAEDATLLILAGGPEKEIEALTPLLKTMGKGVIYCGEAGQGSMMKMMNNLLLGIMMEGLSEAVNFGKCGGLTMDSMLEVILTGPLASPIFKMKADMLQSNEFPVNFPLKHMTKDLKFVVDTAYDLGAPVPAGHALLQVFRLGVGQKWGDLDVAAVFKAVQYMNESK; encoded by the coding sequence TTGTGTATTCAAATCTCATCCAAGCGCCGCCAAGGCGGCGCTACTGAAAAATCATCCAGGAAGGAGTATGAAAGCATGAAACAAAGAATCGGCTTTATGGGACTCGGCATCATGGGAGTGCCGATGGCTGCAAATGTGATCAAGGCGGGTTATCCTCTTACGGTATACAACCGAACGGCAGGAAAGGATGCTGAGTTGAAAAAGTTGGGCGCGGCGGTTTCTCCGACACCCAAAGCTCTGGCGGAAGCGTCCGATGTGATCATTGCAATGGTTACGGGACCCGAGGCCCTGGACAATCTCCTGTGGGGCCCTGAGGGCGCCGCACAGAGCCTGAGCGAGAAAAAGACATTCATCAACATGAGTTCCGTTTCTCCCATGTTCACGCGTGAGTTGGCAGGAAAGCTTGCGGAGACGGGAGTCGTTTTCATCGATGCTCCTGTTTCCGGGTCCAAAAAACCAGCGGAGGATGCGACGCTTCTGATCCTGGCCGGCGGCCCCGAAAAGGAAATCGAGGCTCTCACCCCGCTTTTGAAAACCATGGGGAAAGGTGTCATCTATTGCGGGGAAGCTGGCCAGGGTTCCATGATGAAGATGATGAACAATCTTTTGCTCGGAATCATGATGGAGGGGCTTTCGGAAGCCGTAAATTTCGGGAAATGTGGCGGCCTCACCATGGATTCCATGCTGGAAGTGATTCTCACGGGGCCGCTCGCCTCGCCCATATTCAAGATGAAGGCGGATATGCTCCAATCAAACGAGTTTCCAGTCAATTTCCCCTTGAAACACATGACGAAGGACCTCAAATTTGTCGTGGATACCGCCTACGACCTCGGAGCGCCCGTTCCGGCCGGGCATGCCCTGCTCCAGGTTTTTCGCCTGGGAGTGGGCCAGAAGTGGGGAGACCTCGATGTCGCCGCGGTATTCAAGGCGGTGCAATATATGAACGAATCGAAATGA
- a CDS encoding MoaD/ThiS family protein, translating to MALKVLLAATLRKHVPGYDGAVGHEMEVPPGATVRDVARQLGIPEDEVKLIMVDGIGCKWETVLKGDERVALFPPVGGG from the coding sequence ATGGCATTGAAAGTTCTGCTCGCTGCAACACTCAGAAAACATGTCCCCGGCTACGACGGCGCGGTAGGGCACGAAATGGAGGTTCCGCCCGGGGCAACCGTGCGGGATGTGGCCCGGCAACTGGGAATTCCCGAAGACGAGGTCAAACTCATCATGGTGGACGGCATTGGATGCAAATGGGAGACGGTCTTGAAAGGGGATGAGCGTGTTGCGCTTTTTCCGCCGGTTGGGGGCGGATAG
- a CDS encoding 16S rRNA (uracil(1498)-N(3))-methyltransferase, with translation MTRKCFFLPNLSDGEECVSLPRETVHHLESVLRSRPGDSIELRDGEGHAWEGVIEEIKGGAIRVRLLERRILHNESPLKVTLAVAIARSDRMELVIRQATELGVNRIMVFRAARSQYGLRGAQAEKKHERWLKIAREALCQCGRARIPEIMVLSEIEELLAYVPGWEKEEGLRIKVVALESKAEKNLLALTHSVPVCKQVMTVIGPEGGWSDQEVERFRKADFDFVHLGPRILRFETAAVAIVSAVQLLWGDFGGSIGEQLK, from the coding sequence ATGACTCGCAAGTGTTTCTTTTTGCCAAACCTCTCCGATGGTGAAGAATGTGTCTCTCTTCCGCGGGAAACGGTGCACCACCTCGAAAGTGTGCTGCGTTCGAGGCCGGGTGACAGCATTGAGCTGCGAGACGGTGAGGGGCATGCCTGGGAGGGGGTTATCGAGGAGATCAAGGGGGGAGCCATCCGGGTGAGACTGCTCGAAAGGCGGATTCTGCACAATGAATCCCCTTTGAAGGTTACCCTTGCAGTGGCCATTGCGCGGTCGGATAGAATGGAATTGGTGATCCGTCAGGCAACAGAATTGGGAGTAAACCGTATTATGGTTTTCAGGGCTGCCAGGAGTCAGTATGGTCTGAGGGGGGCGCAGGCGGAAAAAAAACATGAGAGATGGCTGAAAATTGCGCGAGAGGCTTTATGCCAGTGCGGAAGGGCGCGTATTCCTGAGATCATGGTCTTGTCTGAAATAGAAGAACTCCTGGCGTATGTTCCCGGCTGGGAGAAGGAGGAAGGGCTGCGGATCAAGGTTGTCGCCCTTGAGTCGAAGGCGGAGAAAAACCTCTTGGCCCTCACCCATTCCGTCCCTGTCTGCAAACAAGTAATGACGGTCATTGGGCCCGAAGGGGGTTGGTCTGACCAGGAAGTGGAACGGTTCAGAAAGGCCGATTTCGATTTCGTGCATTTGGGGCCGAGGATTCTGCGCTTTGAAACGGCTGCGGTAGCCATCGTTTCGGCAGTCCAACTGCTGTGGGGGGATTTCGGCGGATCAATCGGGGAGCAGCTAAAATGA
- a CDS encoding prepilin peptidase, which yields MPFPIPSVALQGVVFVFGCILGSFYNVVIHRLPAKESLVQPGSRCPNCRHPIAFYDNIPLLSYLLLRGRCRFCKTPISLRYPTVELLTGLLAVLLFRKSGMDAQFLIDFLFVSLLLIIAFIDLDTFLIPDVLSLPGIVLGFCLSFVGMRISWLDSLLGMLLGGGLFCLIAVGYRYFRRREGLGVGDIKLLGMIGAFIGWPGVVFTILVSSLTGSIVGFVTMWRSGEGMNTMVPFGPFLSLGATAYLFWGEKFFRWYLGHFA from the coding sequence ATGCCTTTTCCCATTCCATCTGTAGCGCTGCAAGGGGTTGTCTTTGTTTTTGGGTGTATCCTGGGAAGCTTTTACAATGTTGTGATTCATCGGCTGCCCGCAAAAGAATCCCTTGTTCAGCCGGGCTCCCGCTGTCCAAACTGCAGGCACCCCATCGCCTTTTATGACAATATTCCCCTCTTGAGCTATCTGCTGCTGAGGGGGAGATGCCGTTTTTGCAAGACCCCAATTTCTTTGCGTTATCCAACTGTGGAGTTGCTGACTGGGCTTCTGGCGGTCCTATTGTTTCGTAAGTCGGGGATGGATGCGCAATTTTTGATCGATTTCCTTTTCGTTTCCTTGCTGCTCATTATCGCTTTCATCGATTTGGATACATTTCTCATTCCCGATGTTTTGTCCCTGCCGGGTATTGTCCTGGGGTTTTGCCTTTCTTTTGTCGGCATGCGTATTTCGTGGTTGGACTCATTGCTTGGCATGCTGCTCGGAGGAGGTCTTTTTTGCCTGATCGCGGTGGGGTACAGGTACTTCAGGCGCCGGGAAGGGCTGGGAGTAGGCGACATCAAACTGCTGGGTATGATCGGAGCCTTCATTGGATGGCCCGGCGTGGTTTTCACCATACTGGTCTCTTCCCTGACAGGCTCCATAGTAGGTTTTGTGACCATGTGGCGATCCGGTGAAGGGATGAATACCATGGTCCCTTTCGGGCCTTTTCTTTCTCTGGGGGCAACCGCCTATCTATTTTGGGGTGAGAAGTTTTTTCGATGGTATCTGGGGCATTTTGCCTGA
- a CDS encoding NUDIX domain-containing protein has translation MEEKIRTLSKLFANHFTAQLDTVRLRTGKTTERIKIDHPEAAAVIPFLDSQRIVMVRQWRYAIARETLEIPAGKVDPGENLLDCARRELLEETGYHAERLLPIFSYHPAIGYSNEVIKIYAASGLQHVSETQDVDEISRLEVIDLDRLHDLIVEGVVSDGKTVIGISLFRAKQERGEIPEDFFA, from the coding sequence ATGGAAGAAAAGATCAGAACTCTCAGCAAGCTGTTTGCCAATCACTTCACCGCTCAGTTGGATACCGTTCGATTGCGCACGGGAAAAACCACGGAACGCATCAAGATCGACCATCCTGAAGCCGCGGCGGTGATCCCGTTTCTGGACTCTCAAAGAATCGTGATGGTCCGCCAATGGCGTTACGCCATCGCCCGGGAAACCCTTGAAATTCCGGCAGGGAAGGTCGATCCGGGGGAGAATCTCCTGGACTGCGCGCGAAGGGAACTCCTGGAAGAAACCGGATATCACGCGGAACGGCTCCTCCCTATTTTCAGTTACCATCCCGCCATCGGCTATTCAAACGAAGTCATAAAAATTTATGCGGCTTCAGGCCTGCAGCATGTCTCCGAAACTCAGGATGTGGACGAGATATCCAGGCTGGAAGTCATCGATCTGGATCGTCTTCATGACCTCATTGTGGAGGGTGTCGTCAGCGACGGCAAGACAGTCATAGGCATTTCTCTTTTCCGGGCAAAGCAGGAACGTGGAGAAATCCCGGAAGATTTCTTTGCGTAA